One region of Triticum aestivum cultivar Chinese Spring chromosome 6B, IWGSC CS RefSeq v2.1, whole genome shotgun sequence genomic DNA includes:
- the LOC123134851 gene encoding uncharacterized protein, with the protein MATAAASRPSGPVLLIPSYRSASPTRVKLSSGGATGSPAKSVSVSSSSSSSPAAGKSRRSCMCSPTNHPGSFRCGLHKERKQASPAGNSKPGSPPSIGSAGSKCTGSALVRLVPLESGHWARRALTPSPAAQQSLQRRRASGSRPRQSRLSAVSMAGDRAGDNHQ; encoded by the coding sequence ATGGCGACGGCGGCTGCCAGTCGGCCCAGCGGGCCGGTCCTCTTGATACCCAGCTACCGCTCGGCATCGCCCACCCGCGTCAagctctcctccggtggcgccacCGGCTCTCCGGCCAAGTCCGTCAgcgtctcgtcttcttcctcctcgtccccTGCCGCTGGCAAGAGCCGTCGCTCCTGCATGTGCTCCCCGACGAACCACCCGGGCTCGTTTCGCTGCGGCCTCCACAAGGAGCGCAAGCAGGCGTCCCCGGCCGGCAACAGCAAGCCCGGCTCCCCGCCGTCCATCGGCAGCGCCGGCTCGAAGTGCACGGGCAGCGCGCTGGTGCGGCTCGTCCCCTTGGAGAGCGGGCACTGGGCTCGCAGGGCGCTCACGCCGTCCCCCGCGGCGCAGCAGTCGCTGCAACGGAGGCGCGCGAGCGGGTCCCGCCCCCGGCAGAGCCGGCTCTCCGCCGTGTCCATGGCCGGCGACCGCGCCGGCGACAACCACCAGTAA